From one Agathobaculum sp. NTUH-O15-33 genomic stretch:
- a CDS encoding CoA-transferase encodes MKPCDYTLEELLAVEMSRHIRPDDLCGFIGTGTGGKAYIRAVGIPAVAARLAQLRQAPDFIMCLGSVVDMELDGDCIPETNFEPDVLAWPGRAQLPSHDVLNFFMRGHVSIGFISAPQVDQFGHTNLVQIGRGERIKARFPGCLAQSEIMSMAKRTFGIFQHDRRTFVDHVDFASSAGQNDREGLPGAGLVLVLTQYGVMEFGIDGKMKVRSIHPGCTKQMIVENTGFAISIPRDVSVTEPPTKEDLALIRTKIDPKRKFLNAGITGEPATLAD; translated from the coding sequence ATGAAACCATGTGACTATACGTTGGAAGAGCTTCTGGCGGTTGAAATGTCACGCCACATTAGGCCGGATGATCTATGCGGTTTTATCGGAACAGGGACGGGCGGCAAGGCTTATATTCGTGCGGTGGGCATTCCGGCGGTGGCGGCGCGGTTAGCGCAACTAAGACAAGCCCCTGATTTTATCATGTGTCTGGGCTCGGTGGTAGATATGGAACTGGATGGGGACTGCATACCGGAAACGAACTTTGAACCGGACGTATTGGCGTGGCCCGGCCGCGCGCAGCTACCGTCCCACGATGTGCTCAACTTTTTTATGCGGGGACACGTCAGTATCGGTTTTATTTCTGCGCCGCAGGTCGATCAATTCGGCCATACTAATCTTGTGCAGATCGGCAGGGGAGAGCGCATCAAAGCACGTTTTCCGGGCTGTCTGGCGCAAAGCGAGATCATGTCTATGGCCAAGCGGACGTTTGGCATTTTTCAGCACGACCGCCGTACCTTTGTGGACCATGTGGACTTTGCATCTTCGGCAGGCCAAAATGACCGGGAAGGCTTGCCGGGCGCGGGACTGGTGCTCGTATTGACACAGTACGGCGTCATGGAATTTGGGATAGATGGCAAAATGAAAGTGCGAAGTATCCATCCCGGCTGTACCAAACAAATGATAGTCGAAAACACAGGGTTTGCCATTTCCATACCGCGAGACGTTTCGGTAACGGAACCGCCGACAAAAGAGGATCTGGCGCTGATCCGCACGAAGATCGACCCCAAACGAAAATTCCTAAATGCAGGCATAACAGGAGAACCGGCAACTTTGGCAGATTGA
- a CDS encoding cupin domain-containing protein, with translation MNLCSNERDGEKRDMNGRRVYWLQTPQKTGGMYSSVCTVVYEPGARAKPAHAHDHGEETVFVLSGTGKVKVGGETFGLEPGACVLFPQGVPHMVWNTGEIPLHLVCFYGPKPDAVQYTFYEDFDFPEFSQEKR, from the coding sequence ATGAATTTATGCAGCAATGAGCGCGATGGAGAAAAGCGCGATATGAATGGCCGCCGGGTTTATTGGTTGCAAACACCGCAAAAAACAGGCGGCATGTACAGCTCTGTTTGTACGGTCGTTTATGAACCGGGCGCCAGAGCCAAGCCGGCCCATGCGCATGATCATGGAGAGGAAACCGTTTTTGTTCTTTCGGGTACGGGAAAAGTAAAAGTAGGTGGTGAAACTTTTGGGCTGGAGCCGGGAGCTTGCGTTTTGTTTCCGCAGGGCGTTCCGCATATGGTCTGGAACACGGGGGAAATCCCGCTACACCTCGTGTGTTTTTATGGACCGAAGCCGGATGCTGTTCAGTACACCTTTTATGAGGATTTTGATTTTCCGGAATTTTCTCAAGAGAAGAGGTAG
- a CDS encoding CoA transferase subunit A produces MTARLESRTIKLKSIYDAVAPIRSGSEVAIGGSYNRRHPMALVHELIRQQKTDLVLKGWNNGIDYDLLIAAGLVREAHSSYVGMANLGLAKNFRRACQERRIRYVDHTETTAQERFLAASKGLTFAVSKVPLHTALMEQADYQKTISCPFTGERYVALQAWTPDYALIHASRADEYGNIQFDAVRMMENEPDIFIAKSAKKLIVSVEEIVDTEVIMKSKFQTLLPGFLVESVCLAPLGAHPNSCDARYDFDLKHGEYYQACCATDEGSRQYIEEFVMTPGDWQEYLAKVAIQREGK; encoded by the coding sequence ATGACTGCTCGTTTGGAAAGCCGCACCATTAAATTGAAAAGTATATACGACGCGGTCGCGCCCATTCGGTCGGGAAGCGAGGTCGCCATTGGCGGTTCTTATAATCGCCGCCATCCAATGGCCTTGGTGCACGAATTGATCCGTCAGCAGAAAACGGATTTGGTGCTGAAAGGTTGGAATAACGGAATCGATTATGATCTTTTGATCGCGGCGGGGCTGGTGCGTGAAGCGCATTCATCGTACGTGGGAATGGCAAATTTGGGACTGGCAAAAAATTTTCGCAGGGCCTGTCAAGAGCGTCGCATACGGTATGTGGATCATACGGAAACAACAGCGCAGGAGAGATTCTTGGCAGCGAGCAAAGGCCTGACTTTTGCGGTTTCAAAAGTTCCCCTACATACGGCGCTGATGGAGCAGGCTGATTACCAAAAAACCATTTCCTGTCCTTTCACAGGGGAACGATATGTTGCCTTACAGGCATGGACGCCCGACTATGCCTTAATCCATGCAAGTCGGGCGGATGAATACGGAAACATTCAGTTCGATGCGGTGCGCATGATGGAAAATGAACCCGATATTTTTATTGCGAAAAGCGCAAAAAAGCTGATCGTTTCGGTAGAAGAGATCGTTGATACGGAGGTGATTATGAAAAGCAAATTCCAAACCTTATTGCCGGGTTTTTTAGTGGAAAGCGTTTGTCTGGCGCCGTTAGGCGCACACCCGAACTCGTGCGATGCGCGCTATGATTTTGACTTGAAACATGGCGAATACTATCAGGCATGCTGTGCAACGGATGAAGGCAGCCGGCAGTATATTGAAGAGTTCGTCATGACCCCCGGAGACTGGCAAGAGTATTTGGCCAAAGTAGCGATACAAAGGGAGGGGAAGTGA
- a CDS encoding sugar ABC transporter substrate-binding protein — MAKRRRGIALLMAAGLTVGLVGCGTPQSDVGGSATAAGSDNEKGTIVFSTKTITNNEFQRVMVEECQKEVEAAGFKFELTLAGDELTVSKQVENIENAINRGAKGIVIAPMDGNAIIPALKKAKEANIPVIIADAAVAEGNEDLYVTYIGSDNYKIGYEAGKRMIEKVKEGKVCTVRGASGAMGGELRAQGFQEAIEEQDKVKLVNQQAGNWLSDVAMQVTENMLSSDPDMKGIFLCSDAMLSGVISGVQNKGLNPADIAIISVDGNKSALDSIKAGNCYGCVAQYPGVIGQKSGEIMADIVSGETKAEDYDKYIDSGYFFINPDNTEEAEDVVF; from the coding sequence ATGGCAAAGAGAAGAAGAGGTATCGCGTTGCTGATGGCCGCTGGGTTGACGGTGGGTCTCGTCGGATGCGGAACGCCGCAAAGCGATGTCGGAGGTTCAGCAACAGCCGCGGGCTCGGACAATGAAAAGGGAACCATCGTTTTCAGCACCAAAACGATCACAAACAACGAATTTCAGCGGGTTATGGTAGAAGAATGCCAGAAGGAAGTGGAGGCGGCGGGCTTTAAGTTCGAGCTGACGCTGGCGGGCGATGAGTTGACGGTATCAAAGCAGGTGGAAAACATTGAAAACGCCATCAACCGCGGGGCGAAAGGTATCGTCATAGCGCCTATGGACGGCAACGCGATCATACCGGCGCTCAAGAAGGCGAAAGAAGCGAATATCCCGGTGATTATCGCCGACGCCGCCGTGGCGGAAGGCAACGAGGATCTATATGTGACCTATATCGGCTCTGACAACTATAAAATTGGCTATGAAGCGGGCAAGCGGATGATCGAAAAGGTCAAGGAGGGCAAGGTTTGTACGGTTCGCGGCGCGTCCGGCGCCATGGGCGGCGAGCTGCGTGCGCAGGGCTTCCAAGAAGCGATTGAGGAGCAGGACAAGGTCAAGCTCGTCAACCAGCAGGCCGGCAACTGGCTCAGCGACGTCGCGATGCAGGTCACGGAGAACATGCTGTCGTCCGATCCCGATATGAAGGGCATTTTCCTATGCTCGGACGCCATGCTTTCCGGTGTGATTAGCGGCGTGCAGAACAAGGGACTGAATCCGGCGGATATTGCGATCATATCGGTGGACGGCAACAAATCGGCGTTGGATTCCATCAAAGCGGGCAACTGCTACGGCTGTGTCGCCCAGTATCCCGGCGTGATCGGGCAGAAAAGCGGAGAGATCATGGCCGATATTGTAAGCGGCGAAACCAAAGCGGAGGATTACGACAAATACATCGACTCGGGCTACTTTTTCATCAATCCGGATAATACCGAAGAAGCGGAAGACGTGGTATTCTAA
- a CDS encoding substrate-binding domain-containing protein produces MKKRFALIMAGFTLVSGLAGCTGGETNADGNEEVRSDGAEKLVIGFSQDKNDIDWTQSMKEDIQATCEENDVELTITDANGSGEKAASDIEDLITLGVDAIIVQTYHADTIANAVQDAVDAGIPVIALSSEIPGANVTSLITVDATETGRMMGEYVQNKFPDGAYIVQLTGKEGSLVNVNRGVGFHEIIDANTKFTVLSELSCNYERSKAMTAMEDQLQAHGDKIQVVYCHNDDMALGAIQAIESMGYTADIDHGICVVSAADGMIPEVLDNVENGKMVSGYFPTFGKEGVETALKAIRGEAVEAKILVPSEVITTENVDHYRR; encoded by the coding sequence ATGAAAAAGCGATTTGCACTGATTATGGCAGGGTTTACGCTGGTCTCTGGTCTGGCAGGCTGCACGGGCGGCGAAACAAATGCGGATGGAAACGAGGAAGTTCGCAGCGACGGCGCCGAAAAGCTGGTGATTGGTTTTTCGCAGGATAAGAACGATATCGATTGGACGCAAAGTATGAAAGAGGACATTCAGGCGACTTGCGAAGAAAATGACGTGGAACTGACGATCACGGATGCGAACGGCAGCGGGGAAAAAGCAGCTTCCGATATTGAAGATTTAATCACCCTTGGCGTGGACGCGATCATTGTACAGACATATCACGCGGATACGATTGCAAACGCGGTGCAGGATGCGGTCGACGCGGGCATTCCGGTGATCGCACTGTCATCCGAGATCCCGGGGGCAAACGTAACGTCTCTGATTACTGTGGACGCGACGGAAACCGGGCGGATGATGGGAGAATATGTACAGAATAAATTCCCGGACGGCGCCTATATCGTGCAGCTCACAGGCAAGGAAGGGTCGCTGGTCAATGTGAACCGCGGCGTGGGGTTCCATGAGATTATTGACGCCAATACGAAATTTACGGTTTTGTCCGAACTTTCCTGCAACTATGAACGCAGCAAAGCTATGACCGCTATGGAAGATCAACTGCAAGCGCACGGGGATAAGATTCAGGTCGTGTACTGCCATAACGATGACATGGCGCTGGGCGCGATTCAGGCGATCGAATCGATGGGGTATACGGCGGATATCGATCATGGCATTTGTGTGGTATCCGCTGCGGACGGTATGATTCCCGAGGTTTTGGATAATGTTGAAAACGGGAAAATGGTTTCCGGTTATTTTCCCACCTTTGGCAAGGAAGGCGTCGAAACCGCACTGAAAGCCATTCGGGGTGAAGCGGTGGAGGCTAAAATATTGGTTCCCTCCGAGGTGATCACCACGGAAAACGTCGATCACTACAGACGTTAA
- a CDS encoding iron-containing alcohol dehydrogenase, with protein MKDFKIVTGMKEFASFQQFANEEHLGIDDLILTNAYIYEPAIARLDLSCQTLFQEEFGAGEPTDVMVDGILQSLRGRKYRRIIAVGGGTVIDIAKVLAVAQRDDTVDAMYGRMDELQKEHPLILVPTTCGTGSEATNIAILNRTRKGIKVGLVSPAMFAEKAALIPELLASLPYPVFATSSIDAMIHAVESYLSPNACALSEVFSERALQLILRGWKITVNCGGPEGWKGQALEFLRASNYAGIAFGYAGCGAVHALSYPLGGVHHIPHGQANQLMFADVMRKYQEKKPVGKLNRLQELLSAALCSTPERALDELYGLMDKVMKKTPLRMHGVTEEELPVFARNVLNTQQRLLENNYVELLEDDILDIYRRAF; from the coding sequence ATGAAAGATTTTAAAATTGTCACCGGTATGAAGGAGTTTGCAAGCTTTCAGCAGTTTGCCAATGAAGAACATTTGGGCATCGATGATTTAATACTGACCAATGCGTATATTTATGAACCGGCAATCGCACGGCTGGATTTGTCCTGTCAGACTTTGTTCCAAGAGGAGTTTGGTGCGGGCGAGCCTACCGATGTGATGGTGGACGGGATTTTGCAGTCGCTTCGCGGCCGGAAGTACCGCCGGATCATTGCGGTAGGCGGCGGCACGGTGATCGATATTGCGAAGGTTCTGGCGGTCGCCCAACGCGACGATACGGTAGATGCTATGTACGGGCGTATGGACGAGCTGCAAAAGGAGCATCCGCTGATCCTTGTCCCCACAACCTGTGGTACGGGCAGCGAGGCGACGAATATTGCAATCCTCAATCGAACGAGGAAGGGGATAAAGGTCGGGCTGGTATCGCCGGCGATGTTTGCGGAAAAAGCTGCGCTTATACCGGAGTTGCTTGCTAGTCTGCCATATCCGGTGTTTGCAACCAGTTCGATCGACGCTATGATACACGCGGTGGAAAGTTACTTAAGCCCGAACGCCTGTGCGCTGAGCGAGGTGTTTTCCGAGCGTGCGCTGCAGCTGATACTGCGCGGGTGGAAAATTACGGTGAATTGCGGGGGGCCGGAAGGATGGAAGGGGCAGGCGTTGGAATTTTTACGTGCGTCTAACTATGCCGGTATTGCATTTGGCTACGCGGGCTGCGGGGCTGTACATGCGTTGAGCTATCCGCTGGGCGGTGTGCATCATATCCCGCACGGGCAGGCCAACCAGCTGATGTTCGCGGATGTGATGCGCAAATATCAGGAGAAAAAACCGGTGGGCAAGCTGAACCGGCTGCAGGAATTGCTCTCGGCTGCGCTGTGCAGTACGCCTGAACGCGCGCTGGACGAGCTGTATGGACTGATGGACAAGGTGATGAAAAAAACGCCTTTGCGCATGCACGGCGTGACAGAGGAGGAGCTTCCGGTGTTCGCGCGGAATGTGCTGAATACGCAGCAGCGTCTACTTGAGAACAACTATGTGGAGCTTTTGGAAGACGATATTTTGGATATCTATCGGCGGGCGTTTTGA
- a CDS encoding acetyl-CoA hydrolase/transferase family protein, whose translation MDWRTYYKEHTLTPEQAVSVIHNGDRVVFGHAVGEPIVFQRTMARMADRFSGVEVAHMVYLGSGEYLQPGMEGHFRHNALFVGGPARKAIAENRADYTPVFFSDVPRMFRDGTLPVDVFAFTCSPPDERGYVSLGLSCDYGAQAVKSAKTVIAEVNSNMPRTYGESFVHVSEIDGFFCSWEPLPESKPAVIGEIDRKIGEHIAGLVQDGDCLQLGIGALPDAVCTFLGSKKDLGLHTEMISDGVLPLLESGVINGKRKQRDIGKVSVTFLMGTRRLYDYVNDNPMIRMLPVDVCNNPAVISQNDNVVSINSCVQVDLQGQVCAEAIGLRQISGIGGQMDFVRGANLSSGGRSIIALHAATNDESASKIVSTLTDGAPVTTSRCDVGYIVTEYGVACLRGQTLRERAKRLIAIAHPKFRKELAEEYQARFGTCPSF comes from the coding sequence ATGGATTGGAGGACCTATTATAAAGAGCATACGCTAACGCCTGAGCAAGCCGTATCGGTGATTCATAATGGCGACCGTGTGGTGTTCGGCCATGCGGTGGGTGAGCCGATCGTCTTTCAGCGTACGATGGCGCGCATGGCCGATCGGTTCAGCGGCGTTGAGGTCGCGCATATGGTCTATCTCGGTTCGGGTGAGTATTTGCAGCCCGGCATGGAGGGGCACTTTCGGCACAATGCGTTATTCGTCGGCGGGCCGGCGCGCAAGGCAATCGCGGAGAACCGGGCGGATTATACGCCGGTTTTCTTCTCCGATGTACCGCGAATGTTTCGTGATGGAACACTTCCCGTGGATGTTTTCGCATTCACCTGTTCGCCGCCGGATGAGCGCGGATATGTGTCGCTCGGTCTTTCATGCGATTACGGCGCGCAGGCGGTCAAATCGGCCAAAACGGTGATTGCTGAAGTCAATTCCAATATGCCGCGTACTTATGGAGAGAGCTTTGTGCATGTGTCCGAAATTGACGGCTTTTTTTGTTCATGGGAACCGCTGCCGGAGAGCAAACCGGCTGTAATCGGAGAAATCGACCGCAAGATCGGTGAACATATTGCGGGCCTTGTGCAGGATGGAGATTGTCTGCAGCTGGGGATCGGTGCGCTGCCGGATGCGGTGTGCACGTTTCTGGGTAGCAAAAAGGATCTTGGTTTGCATACCGAAATGATTTCAGACGGTGTGTTGCCACTACTGGAAAGCGGTGTGATCAATGGCAAACGTAAGCAACGCGATATCGGTAAAGTCTCGGTCACCTTCTTGATGGGAACGCGGCGTTTGTACGATTATGTCAACGATAACCCGATGATTCGTATGCTTCCGGTGGACGTGTGCAACAATCCCGCAGTGATTTCGCAAAACGACAATGTTGTTTCCATCAATTCCTGCGTGCAGGTCGATCTGCAAGGGCAGGTTTGCGCGGAAGCGATCGGCCTGCGGCAGATCTCTGGCATTGGTGGCCAGATGGATTTTGTGCGCGGCGCCAATCTTTCAAGCGGTGGACGGTCGATCATTGCCCTGCATGCGGCAACAAACGACGAGTCCGCGTCCAAAATCGTGTCCACCTTGACAGACGGCGCGCCTGTGACAACAAGCCGTTGCGATGTGGGCTATATCGTGACCGAATACGGTGTCGCGTGCTTGCGTGGCCAGACGCTGCGCGAGCGAGCGAAACGCCTAATCGCCATAGCGCATCCGAAGTTCCGCAAGGAGCTGGCCGAGGAATATCAGGCGCGTTTTGGAACCTGTCCGTCATTTTGA
- a CDS encoding GntR family transcriptional regulator: MPKYLSIADQIEQQILSHTLQPGTQLPTEKELMSQFHVSRQTIRNAFSCLLKKKLIYTVKGSGTFVFKSVFPPTNSKNIAVLITDADNYIFPYKSASINGVLTKHGYISNVFVTNNRIDYEENTIREILSTNYAGAIIEITKAVIPRCSKLIAELSQKLPVILIDGYYPDFPEIPYVSLDDRKGGYKATEYLIRHGHKKIFHVGKIDDLQGVLRYQGYVGALTDHGLAFSEDHVFWVTEPLYTNVPEGLMESLCQKIQQCTAVFFYNDDIAAKVVPALLQRGVKIPDDLSVMSYDNSLLSMHPLELSCISYPLNELGWVAAEHLLRRIDDPNFDATYIFEPEIVERSSVRRIADP, translated from the coding sequence ATGCCAAAATATTTATCAATCGCCGACCAAATCGAGCAGCAGATACTGTCCCATACCTTACAGCCCGGCACACAGCTCCCTACCGAAAAGGAACTGATGAGCCAGTTCCACGTCAGCAGGCAGACGATCCGCAACGCATTTTCTTGCCTTTTGAAAAAAAAATTGATCTATACCGTCAAGGGTTCCGGCACTTTTGTTTTCAAAAGCGTTTTTCCGCCCACCAATTCCAAAAATATCGCCGTGCTGATCACGGACGCGGACAATTACATTTTTCCCTACAAATCGGCCAGCATCAATGGCGTTTTGACCAAACACGGTTATATCAGCAATGTATTCGTTACCAACAACCGGATCGACTATGAGGAAAACACCATCCGCGAAATCCTATCCACCAATTATGCCGGCGCGATCATCGAGATCACCAAGGCAGTGATCCCCCGTTGCAGCAAGCTGATCGCCGAATTGAGCCAAAAGCTCCCCGTCATCCTGATCGACGGATACTATCCCGATTTCCCCGAGATCCCCTATGTATCGTTAGACGACCGCAAGGGCGGCTATAAAGCCACGGAATATCTCATCCGGCACGGACACAAAAAAATCTTCCACGTGGGGAAGATCGATGATCTGCAAGGCGTATTGCGGTATCAAGGCTATGTCGGCGCTTTAACGGATCATGGGCTTGCGTTTTCCGAGGATCACGTATTTTGGGTCACCGAACCGCTCTATACCAATGTTCCGGAGGGCTTGATGGAGTCCCTTTGCCAAAAGATTCAGCAGTGTACCGCGGTCTTTTTTTACAACGACGACATTGCCGCCAAGGTCGTGCCGGCGCTGCTGCAGCGCGGCGTCAAGATCCCGGACGACCTTTCGGTGATGAGCTATGATAATTCGCTCTTGTCCATGCACCCGCTCGAGTTGTCCTGCATCTCCTATCCGCTCAACGAGTTGGGATGGGTCGCGGCGGAACATCTGCTGCGGCGAATTGATGATCCGAATTTTGACGCGACCTATATCTTTGAACCCGAAATCGTCGAGCGCTCCTCCGTACGGCGTATCGCCGACCCATAA
- a CDS encoding zinc-dependent alcohol dehydrogenase: MSNLMRAAIFEGNGVLTVKSVPIPQLQRDTQLLLKIEAASICGSDLHGLAVPPGQYMKPGIVYGHEFCGTIVKMGQAVQGFALNDRVAVNPRVRCGACYECTHGKGDLCSNSYHYGQTGDGGFAQYALVEAKQLYRVDPSIPPEIAAQAEPLACVMNAIHRARPTPVDHVLLYGAGPIGLTFVRVLKLFGIQNLIVTAKGERRVQEARNCGADIVVDTQKERVEDVMRAHWPYGADLVIDAVGRGPILSEALPLMNPQGRLILFGFDANASTTLPPSLFTLNELSVCGVLGKDFPSALEILNRKDLALDRFITHRLALDDILQGIDLMRRKEACRVIVYPNGSPIA, translated from the coding sequence ATGAGCAATCTGATGCGTGCCGCGATTTTTGAAGGAAACGGCGTATTAACGGTCAAGTCCGTCCCCATCCCCCAGCTCCAGCGAGATACCCAGCTGCTGCTCAAAATCGAGGCGGCCAGCATTTGCGGCAGCGATCTGCACGGACTTGCCGTACCGCCGGGACAGTACATGAAGCCCGGCATCGTCTACGGGCACGAGTTTTGCGGTACCATCGTTAAAATGGGCCAAGCCGTTCAAGGCTTCGCCTTGAACGACCGGGTCGCGGTCAATCCCCGCGTGCGCTGCGGCGCCTGCTATGAATGCACCCACGGAAAGGGCGATCTCTGCTCCAATTCCTACCACTACGGCCAGACTGGGGACGGCGGTTTCGCGCAGTACGCTTTGGTCGAAGCGAAGCAGCTTTACCGCGTGGATCCGTCCATTCCCCCAGAAATCGCGGCGCAAGCCGAGCCGCTCGCCTGCGTAATGAACGCCATCCATCGGGCGCGCCCCACGCCGGTCGACCATGTGCTGCTGTACGGCGCCGGGCCGATCGGGCTGACCTTCGTCCGCGTCCTGAAGTTGTTCGGCATTCAGAACCTTATCGTCACCGCCAAAGGGGAACGGCGGGTGCAGGAGGCGCGAAATTGCGGGGCGGACATCGTCGTGGATACGCAAAAGGAACGAGTGGAGGACGTGATGCGGGCGCACTGGCCATACGGCGCGGACCTAGTCATCGACGCGGTCGGCCGCGGCCCGATCCTTTCCGAGGCGCTGCCGCTGATGAACCCGCAGGGCCGACTTATCCTGTTTGGTTTTGACGCCAACGCTTCCACCACACTGCCGCCTTCTCTCTTTACCTTAAACGAACTTTCCGTTTGCGGCGTGCTGGGCAAAGACTTTCCCTCCGCGCTTGAAATTTTAAATCGCAAGGATCTTGCGCTCGACCGCTTTATTACACACCGGCTCGCGCTGGACGACATCCTGCAAGGCATTGATCTGATGCGCCGGAAGGAAGCATGCCGCGTGATTGTTTATCCAAACGGTTCGCCTATCGCTTAA
- a CDS encoding ABC transporter permease, which produces MDRNTAAQPYSFSKVKNFFSFKANDKLGILIALLVLIIVSSVFSPSFLKVNNLLNILRQNAMLGIVLIGMTIVIIGGGIDLSVGSTVAICGLVTGYCMHLPPVLTLVAVLATGIAAGMLNGYLVAYQNMEPFIVTLSTQIALRGLCLFLTGGTYISNVKTYSWLNSKIGVVSVSAIILVAMFIIFDAIAVKTIFGRNVFASGGGEIAARLSGIRTKKVRMMTYVISGGMCAIAALINVARLSTAEPLAAEALEVDAIAAALVGGNSLLGGRGSISGAFLGLLVFAVLANFFNLIGLGSSEQQILKGIIIVIAVLISQRQKR; this is translated from the coding sequence ATGGATAGAAATACTGCGGCACAGCCGTACAGCTTTTCAAAAGTAAAAAATTTTTTTAGTTTTAAAGCAAACGATAAATTAGGCATATTGATTGCGCTTTTGGTATTAATCATTGTTTCATCTGTTTTTTCGCCGTCGTTTTTAAAAGTAAACAATTTACTGAATATTCTGCGGCAAAATGCCATGCTGGGCATTGTACTGATCGGCATGACCATAGTGATCATTGGCGGCGGCATTGATCTGTCTGTAGGCTCCACGGTGGCGATCTGCGGTCTCGTAACCGGCTATTGTATGCATTTGCCGCCGGTGCTCACGCTGGTAGCGGTGCTGGCTACTGGCATAGCGGCGGGAATGCTTAACGGCTATCTGGTGGCGTATCAGAACATGGAGCCTTTTATTGTGACGCTAAGCACACAAATCGCCTTGCGCGGGCTGTGTCTGTTTCTGACCGGCGGGACCTATATTTCCAATGTGAAAACCTATTCCTGGCTAAACAGCAAGATTGGAGTGGTATCCGTGTCGGCCATCATTCTGGTGGCAATGTTTATTATTTTCGACGCTATTGCGGTTAAAACGATATTTGGACGCAACGTATTTGCGAGCGGCGGCGGAGAGATCGCGGCGCGTTTATCCGGTATTCGGACAAAAAAGGTACGAATGATGACCTATGTCATTAGCGGCGGCATGTGTGCCATTGCGGCGCTCATCAATGTCGCACGGCTGTCCACTGCGGAGCCGTTGGCGGCAGAGGCATTGGAGGTTGATGCGATCGCGGCGGCTCTGGTGGGAGGGAACAGCCTGCTCGGCGGCAGAGGATCGATTTCCGGCGCATTTCTGGGACTGTTGGTGTTCGCGGTTTTGGCGAACTTCTTTAACCTGATCGGTTTGGGCTCTTCGGAACAACAGATTCTAAAGGGGATCATCATTGTGATCGCGGTGCTGATCAGTCAGCGGCAGAAAAGATAA
- a CDS encoding ABC transporter permease, with translation MKRKSVQKKHIFYLALLILLCVCGSFIPGFFTFNNIMNVTRQASTIAICALAMTLVLIIKGIDLGTGGVMAFCAMVSGFLMLGGINIYLSMLTGALVGMLIGVLNGILVSKINIPPFIATYVTGQIMLGLALVVGKGTSISGLPDSYAAIGNNLILRIPINTWIMVILFVITSVILRYTRMGKHIYALGGSENTVKTEGISPSRVKIFAFAVCGLFSAIAGILLSAQMATVHPTQGAAYQLDAVAASLIGGVSMLGGEGKAWMSVVGALIIGFLRNALDMLAFDPFYQNLVIGAAIIVVVGVSVLNKNKELKSAKVF, from the coding sequence GTGAAGCGTAAGAGCGTTCAAAAGAAGCATATTTTTTATTTGGCCTTACTGATCCTGCTTTGCGTCTGCGGAAGCTTTATCCCGGGCTTTTTTACGTTCAATAATATCATGAACGTTACCAGACAGGCTTCCACCATCGCGATCTGCGCGTTGGCCATGACGCTGGTACTGATTATTAAGGGCATCGATCTGGGCACCGGCGGCGTGATGGCCTTTTGCGCCATGGTCAGCGGGTTCTTGATGCTGGGAGGTATCAATATCTATCTTTCCATGCTAACGGGCGCGCTTGTCGGCATGCTCATTGGCGTGTTGAACGGTATTTTGGTATCTAAGATCAATATCCCGCCCTTCATCGCCACCTACGTCACCGGACAGATCATGCTCGGCCTTGCGCTGGTGGTAGGCAAGGGCACCTCGATCAGCGGTCTGCCGGATTCCTACGCCGCCATTGGAAACAACCTGATTCTCCGAATCCCGATCAACACATGGATCATGGTGATTCTGTTTGTGATCACGTCGGTAATCCTGCGTTACACCCGCATGGGCAAGCATATTTACGCGCTGGGCGGCAGCGAGAACACGGTCAAGACCGAAGGAATTTCTCCCTCTCGCGTGAAGATTTTCGCGTTTGCCGTTTGCGGCCTGTTTTCCGCGATCGCGGGCATTCTGCTGAGCGCGCAGATGGCGACCGTGCACCCGACGCAGGGCGCGGCTTACCAGTTGGACGCCGTCGCGGCTTCACTGATCGGCGGCGTAAGCATGCTGGGCGGCGAAGGTAAGGCTTGGATGAGCGTGGTGGGCGCGCTGATCATCGGCTTTTTGCGCAATGCTTTGGATATGCTGGCCTTCGATCCGTTTTATCAGAATTTAGTCATCGGCGCGGCGATCATCGTCGTGGTCGGCGTAAGCGTATTGAACAAGAACAAAGAGCTCAAATCGGCGAAGGTCTTTTAA